From a region of the Salvelinus alpinus chromosome 2, SLU_Salpinus.1, whole genome shotgun sequence genome:
- the LOC139552703 gene encoding interleukin-10-like — MSPSSLLLSLLLAAALQCEHAQCRRVPCSDRCCSFIEGFPVRLKELRTAFSTIRDYYEANDELETPLLDKEILDHIKSPLGCHTMDSILKFYLDTVLPTAMNNNNNGTHNFKSPIDSIGNIFHELKKKIVQCRNYFSCKKPFDINNLISSYKKMQDKGLNKAMGELDLLFNYIEEYLVSQRPKH; from the exons atgtctccctcctctcttctcctgtccctgCTGCTGGCTGCAGCGCTGCAGTGTGAGCATGCCCAGTGCAGACGTGTGCCGTGCTCCGACCGCTGCTGTTCCTTCATAGAGGGCTTCCCCGTCAGACTGAAGGAGCTCCGCACCGCCTTCTCCACCATCAGAGACTACTAC GAGGCTAATGATGAGCTGGAGACACCTCTTCTAGACAAGGAGATTCTAGACCACATCAAG AGCCCGTTGGGGTGTCATACTATGGACAGCATCCTGAAGTTCTACCTCGACACGGTGTTGCCCACCGCcatgaacaacaacaacaacggaaCACACAACTTTAAATCTCCCATCGACTCCATCGGAAACATCTTCCATGAGCTGAAGAAGAAGATCGTCCAATGT aggaactactTCTCCTGTAAGAAACCGTTTGACATTAACAACTTAATCTCCTCATATAAAAAG ATGCAGGATAAGGGCCTTAATAAGGCAATGGGAGAGCTGGACCTGCTCTTCAACTACATCGAGGAGTACCTGGTCTCTCAGAGACCCAaacactga